The Halorubrum salinarum genome segment GGTCGCCCGAGAGGACGGCGTTGTCCGCGGGCTCGACGGCGTCGATACGCACGTCCGGGAACGCCTCCCGCAGTCGACGGCCGATCCCGGAGAGGGTGCCGCCGGTACCGACCCCGGCGACGAGGGCGTCGACGGTCCGATCGCCCACCTGGTCGAGGATCTCCGGGCCCGTCGTCTCGTAGTGCGCGCGGGGGTTGGCGGGGTTCTCGAACTGCCGCAGCTGAACGGTGTTCGGCTCCGCCTCCAGCTCGTCCGCGCGGTCCTTGGCGTCGGAGATGTCGCCGTCGACGAGCTCGACGGTCGCGCCGTACGCCTTCATCAGCCGTCGGCGCTCGATCGACTTCCCCTCCGGGATCACGAGCGTGACGTCGTAGCCGCGCGCCGCGCCGGCCATCGCCAGCCCGATGCCGGTGTTGCCCGAGGTGGGTTCGACGATGCGGTCGCCCGGCTCGATCTCGCCGGCCGACTCGGCCGCCTCGATCATGTACAGCGCGGGGCGGTCCTTCGCCGAGCCGCCCGGGTTCCGGGACTCGACCTTCGCCGCCACGGTCGTTCCCGCGGGCGCGTCGACCCGCACCAGCGGCGAGCCGAGCGTCGACAGGATGTCGTCGTCCATTATCCGGACGGAGGCGGTCGCGACCCAAAGGCCCCGCGGACTGCGGCAATCGATGTCGATCGCGAACCCAGAGGGCCCGTCTTGCCACCGACGCGCCGTTTACGTGCCTCCGCGACCTACGCCCGGGCAATGACACTCGAAACGCTCGCGCCCGCCGACGTCGACGCGGACGCGTTCGACGACGCCGTTCTCGACGCGCTCGCGGCCGAGGAGTACGTGTTCAAGGTGTGGGGCGGCGACTGGTGCGGCGACTGCCAGCGCCAGCTCCCGGAGTTCGGCGCCGCGCTCGCGGCCGCCGGGGTCCCGGACGACCGCATCGAGGCGTTTCCGGTGACGAAGGGACCGGACGGCAAGGAGGGCGAACTGGTCGAGGAGTACGGGATCGAGCTGATCCCGACCGTCGTCGTCGAGTCGCCCGGGGGCGAGGAGCTCGCGCGGTTCGTCGAGGAGGCGGAGGTCTCCATCGCGGAGTTCCTGGCCGAGCGGCTCGCGGACGTCGAAGCGACCGCCTGACCCGTTTCCCGTCGTTCAGTCGGCTCTCGCGTTCATGTCGAACGCGTAGTAGAGCGCGGCCATCGTGACGCCCATCGTGACCGCCTGAAATGTCGTGGAGGTATTAAAAAGGACGCCGACCACGAGGACCGACGCCGTCGCGATCACGCCGGTGAGGAGCGCGTAGCGGAGCCTGGAGAGACCGCGCGCCCAGTCGTCGGTACAACTGTCGGGGACCGACCATATCTCGTTCTGTTGGACAGAAAACAAGTGCCTTCGGGTCGCCCGAGGACAGTCGCGGCCGAGCGCTCAAGTCGGTCCGGCGTTCACGCGGCGTATGGCACGCGTCACGGTCTGGAACGAGTACCGACACGAGCGCGAGAGCGACGTCGTCGCCGACGTGTACCCCGACGGGATCCACGCCGTCGTCGCGGACGCGCTCCGTGAGGGCGGTCACGAGGTCCGCACCGCGACGCTCGACGAGGGGCCGGACCACGGGCTCACCGAGGCCGCCTTGGACGACACCGACGTCCTCGTCTGGTGGGGCCACGCCGCGCACGACGAGGTGCGCGACGCGGTCGTCGACCGCGTCCAGGAGCGCGTCCTCGACGGCACGGGCCTGATCGCGCTCCACTCCGCGCACTACTCGAAGGTTTTCAAGCGGCTGATGGGCACCAGCTGCTCGCTGAAGTGGCGCGAGGCCGCCGAGCGCGAGCGACTGTGGACGATCGAACCGAGCCACCCGATCGCCGACGGGATCGGCGAGTACGTCGAGCTGGCGGAGACCGAGATGTACGGCGAGCGGTTCGACGTGCCCGCGCCCGACACGCTCGTGTTCACCTCCTGGTTCGAGGGCGGCGAAGTGTTCCGGTCCGGCTGCTGTTACCGCCGTGGGAGCGGGAAGGTGTTCTACTTCCGGCCCGGCCACGAGACGTACCCGATATACTACGACGAGGACGTTCGGCAGGTCCTTCGGAACGCGGTCGAGTGGGCGGCGCCGGGCGACGGCCCCGCGCCCGAGTTCGGCAACGCCGACCCGATCGAAGCGATCGACACGAGCGACGACCGGACAGTTCACTGAGCTGGCGCCGGCCGGTCGCAACCCGGGTCCGCCCGCCCTCTCTCGCTCGCCTCGCCGTCGCCGCCGGTCAGGCCACGTCACGAAGGTCGATGAACGACTTCATCATCGCCGACTCGGCCTTCCGGAGGTGTTCGGACGCGGTGCTCGGGGCGGCGTCGATCCGGTCGGCCACGTCCTCGACGGACGCCGCGCGCGGGGACTCGTAGTAGCCGCACTCGACGGCGGCCGCGAGCGCGTCGAACTGCCGGTCCGTCAGCTCCGGGTCGAAGAGGTGCTGTCGCCAGTCGTACTCCCCGATCCGGAGGACCTCGCTGTCGATCCGGTCCGGGAGCCCGGCGAGCGCGTCTCGAAGCGGCTCGTGGTCCCCGAGGACGGTCAGCCTCGCGACCCCGTCCGGACGGAAGTCGATCGGCGGGACGACGACGACGCCGGTCCGTCGGAGCGACCCGAACATGGCCTCGTCGACCGCGTCGCGCCGCTGCGTGAGGAAGACGTAGTGGCCCGACTCGTCGATCCGGGTGATCTCGAACTCCCGGATCCGGTCGACGGACCGCAGCGCCTCGGCGTACACGTCGATGTCCCCCTCGACGTAGAACAGGAACGTGTCGGCCGTCTCGTCGAAGAGGCTGCCGTGGAGGAGCACGTCCCGCTCGACGGCGTCCGACTCGTCGACCAGCCGGTGTATCGGATGGATGAGGGCCGGCGGGTACCGGAGTTCGAGGCGCAGGTACTTCACGCGGGACACTGCCGACGCCGATCTTATAAATACCCGCATGGGGCCGGCAGAAGCCTCGGGTCGCGCGCCCGCCTCACTTCGGGTATGTCGACTGCGCTGCCGCGCGACGGCGAGGACGGGACGGACGACCCGTTCGGGCCGATCCGCGAGCTGGTCACGGCGCGAGAGGAGCACCTGAACGCCCCCGCCGCGAGGGTCCGGCCCGACGACGTTCAGGAGGCCCTCTCCGCGCTGCGGTCCGAGGCGGGGTACGACCACCTCGCCTGCGTCACGGCACAGGAGTACGAGGGCCGCTACGAGTCGATCTACCACCTGCGGTCGTACGACGACCCCACGCGGGAGCTCAGCGTCGTGGTCCCCGCCGACGGCGACGAGCCGGTCTCGGAGTCGGCGGCGCCGGTGTTCCGCACGGCGGACTGGCACGAGCGCGAGGCGTACGACCTCGTCGGCGTCGAGTACGACGACCACCCCGACCTGCGCCGGATCCTCCTGCCGGAGACGTGGCAGGGTCACCCGCTCTCGGCGGACTACGACAGAGACCGGCCGCAGATCGTCTCGCTCTCCGAGAACGAGCCGATCGAGCCCGGCTCCTCGACGGCGGCCGGGAGCGACACGATGCTCCTCAACATCGGGCCGCATCACCCCGCGACCCACGGCGTGCTCCACCTCCAGGTGACGCTCGACGGCGAGGACGTGGTCGGCGTGGAGCCGGACATCGGCTACATCCACCGGTGCGAGGAGCAGATGGCCCAGTCGGGGACGTACCGCCACCAGATCATGCCGTACCCGGACCGCTGGGACTGGGGCGGCGGCGGCCTGCTCAACGAGTGGGCCTACGCGCGCGTCGCCGAGGACCTCGCGGACATCGAGGTGCCCGAGTACGCGCAGGTGATCCGCACCATGGCCGCGGAGCTCAGTCGCGTCCTCTCGCACATGCTGGCGATGGGGGCGTACGCGCTCGACGTGATCGGCGACTTCACGGCGACGTTCATGTACGCCATCCAGGAGCGCGAGCGCGTCCAGGACCTGCTCGAAGATCTGACGGGCCAGCGGCTGATGTTCAACTACTTCCGGCCCGGCGGCGTCGCGTGGGACCTCCCCGAGCCCCGCGAGGCGTTCCTCCGGGGCGTCCGCGAGTACCTCGACGGGCTCCCGCGCCGGATCGAGGAGTACCACGACCTCCTGACGCGGAACGAGATCCTCCAGATCCGCACGGTCGACACCGGGACGCTCCCGCCCGAGGTCGCGAAGGAGTACGGGACGACCGGGCCGGTCCTCCGGGGCTCGGGCGTCGACTACGACCTGCGCCGCGACGACCCCTACGGCTACTACGACGAGCTCGACTGGGACGTGGTGACCGAGGACGGCTGCGACAACTACAGCCGCCTGCTCGTCCGGATGCGCGAGGTCGAGGAGTCCGCGAAGATCGTCGAGCAGTGCGTCGACCTGCTCGACGGCTGGCCCGAGGGCGAACGCACCGTCCAGGCGAACGTTCCGCGAACGATCCGCCCGGACGACGACGCGGAGGTCTACCGCGCGGTCGAGGCCGCGAAGGGCGAACTCGGGATCTACATCCGCGCCGACGGGACGGACGAGCCCGCCCGGTTCAAGATCCGCGGCCCGTCGTTCTCGAACCTCCAGGCGCTCCCCGAGATGGCCGAGGGCGAGTCGATCCCGGACCTGATCGCGTCGCTGGGGAGCTTAGACACGATCATGGGCGAGGTCGACCGGTGAGGCCGTCCGAGCGACGAGCCGGCGGCTCGGCGGTGTAGAGCGACCGCCGCTACGGCGCGGACGTTGAAAGGCGACCGCCTCGCGCGAACGCGAGACGACCGGATGTGTCGCACGCCGGCGGCCGGTCGAGTACCCCTCGGCCGGCCGGGTATATAACCCCTCGTTTACTCGGGGCGGTGGACCTCGCCGTCCCGCGAGTCGGCGTCCTTCCGGCGGAGCGCGGCGGCCGCGTTGTTCGCGTCGTAGCCGAAGAACACGTCCTTCGCGTACGTCTCGGCCACCTCGGCGGCGTGGATCAGGTCGTCGACGTCGACCTCGACCGCGTACAGCTCCAGCGAGAACGGCGTCTCCGGCGGCGCGCCGTGGAGGTCGTAGTCGCCCCCGAGCCGCGAGCCGAACCCCCGGGCGATGGTCTCCAGCCAGTAGGTCGTCGCGTACTCGGTGTCGTACAGCGGGACGACGAACTCGTCGACGTGGTCGGCGAGCCGGTCGAGGTCCAGGCCGGCGCGCTCGTAGAGGTGGTCGGGATAGGGGTCGGGGTACAGCGTGAGCAGGAGCCGCCCGGGGACGAGGTCGGCCGCCTCGGCGACGAACTCGGTGATCACGTCGGCGCGCCAGTCGGCGAAGTCGTCGCGGTCGCTCTCGGCGAACAGGCGCTCGCAGCGGTCGCAGTGACAGAAGCCCTCGCGGGGGAACCCAACGTCGTCGAGGCGTACGTCCCCGTTCGCGTCCGCGCAGTCCGCGATTATCTCGAACAGCCCCTCGCGGTACTCTGGGTGCGTCGGGCAGATGTACGCCCAGTCGAAGTACTCGCGGTCGCGGGTCGCCGGCTCGCCGCGCTCGTCGACCGGAACGAGTTCCTCGTTCTCGCTCGCGGCGGCGTTGTCGCCGAAACACGACACCATGTTCACGGCGTTCGGCAGCGGCTCGGCCGCCCGGCCCGTGACGTCTTTCACCTCGTAGAACCCGAGGTCGAACGGCTCCATCTCGACCTCGTCGGCGTTGCGCGTGACGACCCCGTACATGGCCTCGGCTACGTGGCTGGTCGGTAAAAACGGACGGTCTCGCGGCGATCGATCGCGATGCGACTCAGCGGTTCGTGCGGTCCGGTACGCGAGACGGCCCGAGGAGGGCGCGAGTCCGGCCGCGTTACAGAAATTCGAGGAGAAAGCCCACGACTTCAGTGGTGAGTTGAATCCGACTACACATGACACAATCCATCCGCGATAGCCGACCGAGCGTTGATATAAGAACAAGACCTAATATAGAGTGATATTTATCTAATCGTATGCCACGAGGGTACAGTCGAGAGCGAACATTGGTACGCAACCTCCACTACCACTTCGTGTGGTGTTCGAAGTACCGCAAGCCGGTGCTGACGGATGAGGTTGCCAACCGTCTTGACCAACTCATCGGCGAGAAAGCCGACGAGCTCGATCTCGACATCCTCCAACTGGCAATCCAACCCGACCACGTACACCTGTTCATCACGGGGAGTCCGAAACTCGCACCGAACAAAATCATTCAGCAGGTCAAGGGCTACACCTCACGGAACCTCCGCGAGGAGTTCGACTTCGGCCTCCCCTCGCTGTGGACGCGCTCGT includes the following:
- a CDS encoding NADH-quinone oxidoreductase subunit D, whose protein sequence is MSTALPRDGEDGTDDPFGPIRELVTAREEHLNAPAARVRPDDVQEALSALRSEAGYDHLACVTAQEYEGRYESIYHLRSYDDPTRELSVVVPADGDEPVSESAAPVFRTADWHEREAYDLVGVEYDDHPDLRRILLPETWQGHPLSADYDRDRPQIVSLSENEPIEPGSSTAAGSDTMLLNIGPHHPATHGVLHLQVTLDGEDVVGVEPDIGYIHRCEEQMAQSGTYRHQIMPYPDRWDWGGGGLLNEWAYARVAEDLADIEVPEYAQVIRTMAAELSRVLSHMLAMGAYALDVIGDFTATFMYAIQERERVQDLLEDLTGQRLMFNYFRPGGVAWDLPEPREAFLRGVREYLDGLPRRIEEYHDLLTRNEILQIRTVDTGTLPPEVAKEYGTTGPVLRGSGVDYDLRRDDPYGYYDELDWDVVTEDGCDNYSRLLVRMREVEESAKIVEQCVDLLDGWPEGERTVQANVPRTIRPDDDAEVYRAVEAAKGELGIYIRADGTDEPARFKIRGPSFSNLQALPEMAEGESIPDLIASLGSLDTIMGEVDR
- a CDS encoding ThuA domain-containing protein, whose amino-acid sequence is MARVTVWNEYRHERESDVVADVYPDGIHAVVADALREGGHEVRTATLDEGPDHGLTEAALDDTDVLVWWGHAAHDEVRDAVVDRVQERVLDGTGLIALHSAHYSKVFKRLMGTSCSLKWREAAERERLWTIEPSHPIADGIGEYVELAETEMYGERFDVPAPDTLVFTSWFEGGEVFRSGCCYRRGSGKVFYFRPGHETYPIYYDEDVRQVLRNAVEWAAPGDGPAPEFGNADPIEAIDTSDDRTVH
- a CDS encoding helix-turn-helix domain-containing protein — its product is MKYLRLELRYPPALIHPIHRLVDESDAVERDVLLHGSLFDETADTFLFYVEGDIDVYAEALRSVDRIREFEITRIDESGHYVFLTQRRDAVDEAMFGSLRRTGVVVVPPIDFRPDGVARLTVLGDHEPLRDALAGLPDRIDSEVLRIGEYDWRQHLFDPELTDRQFDALAAAVECGYYESPRAASVEDVADRIDAAPSTASEHLRKAESAMMKSFIDLRDVA
- a CDS encoding TlpA family protein disulfide reductase is translated as MTLETLAPADVDADAFDDAVLDALAAEEYVFKVWGGDWCGDCQRQLPEFGAALAAAGVPDDRIEAFPVTKGPDGKEGELVEEYGIELIPTVVVESPGGEELARFVEEAEVSIAEFLAERLADVEATA
- the tnpA gene encoding IS200/IS605 family transposase, which translates into the protein MPRGYSRERTLVRNLHYHFVWCSKYRKPVLTDEVANRLDQLIGEKADELDLDILQLAIQPDHVHLFITGSPKLAPNKIIQQVKGYTSRNLREEFDFGLPSLWTRSYFVSSAGEVSSQAIEEYIESQTGR
- a CDS encoding PLP-dependent cysteine synthase family protein is translated as MDDDILSTLGSPLVRVDAPAGTTVAAKVESRNPGGSAKDRPALYMIEAAESAGEIEPGDRIVEPTSGNTGIGLAMAGAARGYDVTLVIPEGKSIERRRLMKAYGATVELVDGDISDAKDRADELEAEPNTVQLRQFENPANPRAHYETTGPEILDQVGDRTVDALVAGVGTGGTLSGIGRRLREAFPDVRIDAVEPADNAVLSGDPPGDDRFQGMGPGFVAPNLAVDLIDEVHTVELADAEAECRRLAREEGILVGQSSGASNLAAKDVAAELRERGAFAGEEPLVVTVFWDSGERYLTAGTFDE